GTGCAACACTTCCACATCGGGAGCCTGAGTCAGGTGCTGGAAGAGTAGCAGCACGGAGAGTAATCGTGGGAAGGCGGGTTGGGCAAGCATTTGTTGCAATAAAGGAGCAACGCGGGCCCGGGTCTGTGCACCAAACGAGAGCCCCTGCTGGGCGCGGTGGAACAATTGTTTGATGGGCTCAAGCTCCGGCAGCTGACCAAAGGCCGTCGTCAGCCAGTCGGCGGGCAGCTGCAGCACAATCTGCTCGTACGGATTCTGGCGGCCGTAGCTAAAACTCAGGTGGGGCACATGGGGCCCGATAAAAACCAACTCGCCGTCTTCATACTGGGAGTGGTGCTGACCAATATGCCGCCGGCCCCGCCCGTAGGGAATATAGACCAGCTCGTACTCGGGGTGGTAATGCCAAAGCACGTGCTGGCTACCCTCCACATTAGTCGTGTGCAGCAGGGTGAAGGAACTGCCCGCCAGGGGCTGGATTGTCTCGAACTGCAGTTTCATGTACCCTAAATTAGCCGTTAGCGGGCATGAATAATAGGGTTATGGATAATACAGCACCGATAGTAGACAATGCAGGCGTAGTACCTGCCTTCACTACTTCCTAGCTTTGTTCTTCTAAACAAAGACCGATGAGGGGGTACAGCTACCCTTGCATCGCACTTTGACTTAACAACAACCTAAACAAGAATATAGGGCTAGCGGCTTCATTCCGATAGCGAACAAAGTATCGTGCTACCCAAACGTAGTAAGCCCGAACGAGGACGACAATTGCTTAGAGAGCATGCCGCCACGCGGGGATAGATTTCAAGCCGGAAATGGGTGGGAATTCATTCGGTTTTGATTCCGGAAAGAGGCGCTCTGGGTGGGGCGCCTTTTTTTATTGCCGTAAAAAAAGCCCCCCAAGCCACCTTCTTCCTAAAAGCAACGTACCACCACCCCAAGTAAGGATTCGGGGGCGATGAGCCGTATGGCGGGCAACCCCGCCGCAGCCTTTGCCGACCCGCATTACTCCCTCAAACAACTTCAAGATGAACTATCATACTCTAAGTCAAAAGCTAAACTCTGACCTGCACCTAAGCGAGGAGGAGGCGTTAGCAGAAATTCAACGGGCCATTCAGCAGCAGAATTTAACTGAACTGCATGAGTTGGCAGGCACCTCGGTATCAGTGGCCGCAGAACGCCAAGCAGACCTGGAAAAATGCCCCCCAAGCTAGGGCCTGAGACGAAACGTAGCCTACGAAACGCCAAAGAATTAATTCAACCCGCAATCTGCCCTCACTAGCTAAGCAAGAATAAGCGCCTACCGGAGTCTCAGCTGAATGACTTCCGAGCCAGCCAGCAGGAATGCGCCGGTGCCGTACACTTCCCAACTGTCGGCCGAAAAGTCGCGGCGCGGGTCGGCGCCAATGGGCTGCACCCAGCCCACGCGGCCGTCGGCCGAGACGCACTTATTGAGCGCAACCCACGCTTTTTGCACAGCCGGCAGGTACTGGGCCCGGTCGAGAATGCCCTGATTGATACCCCAAGCCAAGGCGTAGCAGTCGAAGCCGGAACCGGACGCCTCCCCGCCGGGATAGGCCTGCGGATCGAGCAGACTGGAGCGCCACAGCCCATCGGGCTGCTGGAGCTGCACCAAGCGGGCACTCATTTCCTTGAAAAGATTCAGGTAGAAGACTCGGTTGGGGTGGTTCGGGGGCAACTCCTGGAGCAGCTGCACCAGCCCGCCCATCACCCAGCCGTTGCCCCTCGACCAGAAAATGCGCTGGCCGTTGCTTTCCTTTTTGCCTTCTCCAGCTTCGCTCCAAAGGTAGCTGGCATCGCGGGCAAACAGGTGCTCCTGATGGTTGAACAGGCGGCGATAGGTTTGGTGGTAGAGCGTATCCGTCAGAGTCAGGTACTGGGGTTGGTTTTCAATCGCGGCCAGCTTTGCCAGCACCGGCGGCCCCATAAACAGGGCGTCGCACCACCACCAGGCAATGCCGTGGGCCTGCACCTCGGGGCCCGGCACCGTCCGCAGTTTCTCAACCACGTCAAGGGTGGGCTGAATCATGCGCCGGTCCTTCTTCAGGCGGTACAGATTCAGGTAAGTCTGGCAGATGACGATGTCGTCGGCGTGGTCGTAGCGCGGGCCGGGCCGCCATTGGTTGCGCTCGCCCATAGCCAGCAGAGAGTCTAGCAGCAGGGGCGACTTAGTTGTCTGATAGGCGGCAAACACGCCGGAGTAGAAGGCGCCGTTGGTCCAGTCGGTCAGCGTATGCTTGGGGTGCGCCAGCTGCCACTTCGACGCCCGTAGCAACTGCTTCCTGATGAATTTAGGCTTAAAAAACGCTTTATCAGAAGCGGAAACCGACTGTGCTTGGCCAGTATGCACCAGCGCCAGCAGCACGCAACAAGTAAGCAGATGAGCAAGGCGTAGTTTATGTATCATACAGCAGGGAAGAAGAATAGGCCCAAAAAAAGCCCCCCGCCCGAGCCAAGGAGGCTAGAACAAACCTAGCAAAATAGTCCCGCAATGCTGGGGGGCTTTTTTTAAGATATAATAAGGGCCGTACTCGTTGCGGGCACACCAGGTATTGCGGAATTGCGCGACATTGGCGACGGAAACGCTTTCTATCACAATCTCCGCGCAGTTGCTCTGGGTCGCCACGTTCGGGCTGCTCAATTCCTCTTTCCTTAATACGTCGACACTGGTCTGATTCGCTATAACACGCTTCGTTTCGGCTTCATAATCAGTCTTAAAACCTTGGAGTGAACTGGATTCTCCCATGCCGCTGTCCGAGCGATTAACTGCCAGCTATGCCCATTTCCCTTACTGCAGCACCCTTTCACCGCGCCACACTCCTCGCTCAGCTGGAGAGCCAGTCCAACTGGGATTTGATTGTCATTGGGGGCGGAGCTACGGGCTTGGGCGTGGCCCTGGACGGACTCAGCCGGGGCTACCGCACCTTGTTGCTTGAGCAAGTTGATTTTGCCAAGGGTACGAGCAGTCGCAGTACCAAGCTGGTGCATGGCGGCGTGCGCTACCTGGCCCAAGGCGATGTGGGGCTGGTACGCGAGGCGCTCATAGAGCGGGGCCTGCTGCTTCAAAATGCCCCCCACCTTGTAACTGACCAGGCTTTCCTCATTCCTGTTTACTCCTGGGCCGACACGGCCTTCTACACCATCGGCCTGAAGCTCTACGACCGGCTGGCTGGCCGTCGCAGCCTGGGTTCCTCCGTGTTTCTTGGCCGCGCCGAAACGCTGCGCAGGCTGAGCAACCTTCGTCCTGAGGGCCTGAAAGGCGGCGTAGTCTACCACGACGGGCAGTTTGATGACGCCCGCCTGGCCGTGAACCTAGCCCAAACGATTATCGAGCACGGTGGCACGGTGCTGAATCATTTTCCCGTGCGGGAGCTGCTGAAGAATGAGCAGGGTATTGTGTGCGGCGTGCGGGCCACCGATGAAGAAACCGGCCGCCACTACGAGCTGCGAGGCACCGTTGTGGTCAACGCCACCGGCATCTTCGTCGACGAGATTCGGAAGCTGGACACGCCCGGCGCCCGGCCGCTGGTACGCCCCAGCCAGGGCGTACACTTGGTGCTGGATAAGACATTTCTGCCCGGCGACGACGCGCTCCTGATTCCCCGCACCGACGACGGCCGCGTATTATTTGCCGTGCCCTGGCAGGGCCGAGTAGTGCTGGGCACCACCGATACTGCCATTCCCGAGCCGAGTCTGGAGCCCCAGGCGCTGGAGGAAGAGGTTGCGTTTATCCTCCGCACCGCCGGCCTCTACCTCCGTCGGGCACCCCAGCGCCACGATGTGCTCAGCATCTTCGCTGGCCTGCGCCCCCTAGCGGCCAAAGCGGCCGGCACTGGTCATACCAAGGAACTATCGCGCCGCCACAAGCTAGTGGTCTCCGACACGGGCCTGATAACCATCACGGGGGGCAAATGGACCACTTACCGTCGCATGGGCCAGGATACGGTAGACAAGGCCATTAAGCTGGGAAAACTCCCCAAGGCCCCAAGCCGGACTGCTCACCTTGCCATTCACGGAGCCCAGCCCACCCCCGACCGTCAGAGCCATTTCTACGTGTACGGCTCCGACCAGCCCGGCTTGCAGCAGCTAATGATGGAACGGCCGGAGTTGGGGGAAAAACTGGATGCCGCGCTTGAATTCCGAAAGGCGGAGGTAGTGTGGGCCGCTCGCTACGAGCTGGCCCGTACGGTAGAAGATGTACTGGCTCGCCGCGTGCGCATACTGTTCCTCGACGCTGCCGCGGCTGTGCGCTGCGCCC
The window above is part of the Hymenobacter radiodurans genome. Proteins encoded here:
- a CDS encoding glycoside hydrolase family 88/105 protein, translated to MIHKLRLAHLLTCCVLLALVHTGQAQSVSASDKAFFKPKFIRKQLLRASKWQLAHPKHTLTDWTNGAFYSGVFAAYQTTKSPLLLDSLLAMGERNQWRPGPRYDHADDIVICQTYLNLYRLKKDRRMIQPTLDVVEKLRTVPGPEVQAHGIAWWWCDALFMGPPVLAKLAAIENQPQYLTLTDTLYHQTYRRLFNHQEHLFARDASYLWSEAGEGKKESNGQRIFWSRGNGWVMGGLVQLLQELPPNHPNRVFYLNLFKEMSARLVQLQQPDGLWRSSLLDPQAYPGGEASGSGFDCYALAWGINQGILDRAQYLPAVQKAWVALNKCVSADGRVGWVQPIGADPRRDFSADSWEVYGTGAFLLAGSEVIQLRLR
- a CDS encoding glycerol-3-phosphate dehydrogenase/oxidase, which produces MPISLTAAPFHRATLLAQLESQSNWDLIVIGGGATGLGVALDGLSRGYRTLLLEQVDFAKGTSSRSTKLVHGGVRYLAQGDVGLVREALIERGLLLQNAPHLVTDQAFLIPVYSWADTAFYTIGLKLYDRLAGRRSLGSSVFLGRAETLRRLSNLRPEGLKGGVVYHDGQFDDARLAVNLAQTIIEHGGTVLNHFPVRELLKNEQGIVCGVRATDEETGRHYELRGTVVVNATGIFVDEIRKLDTPGARPLVRPSQGVHLVLDKTFLPGDDALLIPRTDDGRVLFAVPWQGRVVLGTTDTAIPEPSLEPQALEEEVAFILRTAGLYLRRAPQRHDVLSIFAGLRPLAAKAAGTGHTKELSRRHKLVVSDTGLITITGGKWTTYRRMGQDTVDKAIKLGKLPKAPSRTAHLAIHGAQPTPDRQSHFYVYGSDQPGLQQLMMERPELGEKLDAALEFRKAEVVWAARYELARTVEDVLARRVRILFLDAAAAVRCAPVVAALLAEELGYDAQWQQRQVTEFTSLAQHYQLHRSLVNQTAEL
- a CDS encoding AraC family transcriptional regulator — its product is MKLQFETIQPLAGSSFTLLHTTNVEGSQHVLWHYHPEYELVYIPYGRGRRHIGQHHSQYEDGELVFIGPHVPHLSFSYGRQNPYEQIVLQLPADWLTTAFGQLPELEPIKQLFHRAQQGLSFGAQTRARVAPLLQQMLAQPAFPRLLSVLLLFQHLTQAPDVEVLHADRGGLGQQGKEKDRLSFIYRYVQEHYAEPIEVSEVAELAHLTVPAFCRYFKKMTGQTLTAFVQDYRISQACLLLLEDRPITEVSFASGFNNLSHFNKTFRRLIGQSPTAYRQQQQKIN